From a region of the Sporosarcina ureilytica genome:
- a CDS encoding S-layer homology domain-containing protein, with protein sequence MAKNKAKMNKFLTGAITATMVATAVAPTAAFADKATIDFSDVDKESSHYPNIVKAAERGLMTGYQGKFDPLSTMTRGQVVKALGKYLVGQEGVSLDQYLEDKDLVNKVQPFADVPANYSDQELYKYSLVVRDAEAFTGNNNNLIPGNDITRQQMAKVLVEAFQLEDVKGVDANVADIDTVFATYVGYVETLAKHGVTKADDGKFRPAESVTRQQMASFLNRSYDVIHGKDEVETEVKVESVSAINTKTVEVKFNGAVDTKAAKFEVKKGNSTVAVSSVTFNEAKTVAYLELNAKISEGTYTVSVSELTEKPLTSSFVAENEKVDSIKFLSDNLVLSDKINEVGVSTTATAAYQVLNQYGEDISKTSLAGGFDFSTSLGDVALAKTGKGIITIENLVKNNYIPRLGDSVVVTIVDKNSGETASQVLKIVDEAKVAEITFGNVVSSKGNVLSEDNVNDGAYYLPIAAKDQYGFDLTDEAKIAEDLLVIASNPMIAGVKLDGNGDPMIIEIEVDGKETFALVLGFDTLNSGIQMTGTSTISAISKSTGKSASADVVVAEGAKIDTITLGNPEGTPAGNSVVYVPVEATDTEGNLVTKINLYDKLFEAGALTGSVNVSGNVVPGSAEFVEKEGKFYLKFNTQSVADSSLGVVAVTISTGTQKVATKTIQIQPNAKATAIVGLASSVSNVLLANNTEYKDLFNAADFVVEDQYGNILESGYTINAKIETDELNKGYTLYNNGTAVNSVQNQSFASTKTSGNSFEIKAEDHLVGTEWVSPSSAKFIFELLDENGNTLTDKYGQTLTVDPSIEIKFTSVDVADFASYSVKSFNTIYAGADGVSTPATHIGKLNVYGVTAAGKEVLLPYSAFKVKDASNVGTYVSNNQLHIYADAANKVDNNPNTVQPDTIDAGLTVVINHTGEEIAVTGKVSTVAPKAQSIAFLGNDNKPVSYIDDISGTVNLADLLSTDDHNLVTTDQYGKKTVGNNNTVDSIRFTELESTTAKIALNGTANARITGFTKGDEVKATVSIDGVTQSIVVKGKANSVANYAKPTTNAIIADALAAGVQTFDLTDFAGTNVVIDAANDGTINLTGTKSFANLTVTAPNATVAVDAGITVTGTTTIVDVDNNSFINHGSLADVVITDENGARFENNGTVASITVKTSALVVFEGDILEVTIDPSIAEAKIDVPVGTTVIASEGTVVVNSEGNAVETTEPTDPVDPVDPVDPVDPVDPVDPVDPVDPVDPVATTTDTITFTATTTDTASILAATGDSINVQVGGTTADTASITSSDSTTVVITFKEEQTIATSDVITITVTKENGEKETYTVEFIEGKWAIAPRD encoded by the coding sequence ATGGCGAAGAACAAAGCAAAAATGAACAAGTTTCTAACTGGTGCCATTACAGCTACTATGGTAGCAACAGCAGTAGCACCAACTGCAGCATTTGCAGATAAAGCTACAATTGATTTTTCAGATGTTGATAAGGAAAGCAGTCACTACCCAAACATCGTTAAAGCAGCTGAGCGCGGCTTAATGACTGGTTACCAAGGGAAGTTTGACCCACTTTCAACAATGACTCGTGGTCAAGTTGTAAAGGCATTGGGTAAATATCTTGTAGGTCAAGAGGGCGTTTCCCTAGATCAGTACCTTGAAGACAAAGACCTAGTAAACAAGGTTCAACCGTTTGCAGACGTTCCTGCAAATTACAGCGACCAAGAACTTTATAAATATTCATTAGTTGTTAGAGATGCAGAGGCATTCACTGGTAACAACAATAACCTAATCCCAGGAAACGACATTACACGTCAACAAATGGCTAAAGTTCTAGTTGAAGCATTCCAACTTGAAGATGTTAAAGGTGTAGATGCAAACGTTGCTGACATTGATACAGTATTTGCTACGTATGTTGGTTATGTTGAAACGCTTGCAAAACACGGTGTTACAAAAGCTGATGATGGAAAATTCCGTCCAGCAGAATCAGTAACTCGTCAACAAATGGCTTCATTCTTGAATCGTTCTTATGATGTTATTCATGGAAAAGACGAAGTAGAAACAGAGGTTAAAGTAGAATCGGTAAGTGCGATTAATACTAAAACTGTTGAAGTAAAATTTAACGGTGCAGTAGATACAAAAGCAGCTAAATTTGAAGTGAAAAAAGGTAATTCAACGGTTGCAGTATCAAGTGTTACATTTAATGAAGCTAAAACTGTTGCTTACTTAGAGTTGAATGCAAAAATCAGCGAAGGTACTTATACAGTTTCTGTTTCTGAATTAACTGAAAAACCATTAACGAGCTCATTCGTTGCAGAAAATGAAAAAGTTGATTCTATCAAATTCCTTTCAGATAACTTAGTGCTAAGTGATAAAATTAATGAGGTTGGTGTCTCTACTACTGCAACAGCAGCTTACCAAGTACTAAATCAATACGGTGAAGACATCTCTAAGACTAGCTTAGCTGGCGGATTTGATTTCTCTACATCTTTAGGTGATGTTGCTCTTGCTAAGACTGGTAAAGGGATTATAACCATTGAAAATCTGGTTAAAAACAACTATATTCCACGTCTTGGAGATAGCGTTGTCGTAACAATTGTTGACAAAAACTCTGGTGAAACAGCTTCACAAGTACTGAAAATTGTTGACGAAGCGAAAGTAGCAGAAATTACTTTTGGTAACGTTGTAAGTTCTAAAGGAAACGTCCTTTCCGAAGATAACGTAAATGATGGGGCTTACTATCTACCAATAGCAGCAAAAGACCAATACGGTTTTGATTTAACAGATGAAGCGAAAATTGCTGAAGATTTATTAGTAATTGCTTCAAATCCAATGATCGCGGGTGTTAAACTAGATGGTAATGGCGACCCAATGATTATTGAAATCGAAGTAGATGGAAAAGAAACATTTGCTTTAGTACTTGGATTTGACACACTTAATTCAGGTATTCAAATGACTGGAACTTCAACAATTTCAGCGATTTCGAAATCAACAGGTAAGTCAGCTTCCGCAGATGTAGTAGTTGCAGAAGGAGCTAAAATTGATACGATTACTTTAGGTAACCCTGAAGGTACACCAGCAGGTAACTCTGTAGTATACGTACCAGTTGAAGCAACTGATACAGAAGGTAATTTAGTTACTAAAATCAATTTGTATGACAAGTTATTTGAAGCTGGCGCTTTAACAGGTAGTGTTAACGTAAGTGGTAATGTGGTTCCAGGTTCAGCAGAATTTGTAGAAAAAGAAGGCAAATTCTATTTGAAATTTAATACCCAAAGTGTAGCAGACAGTAGCTTAGGTGTAGTTGCTGTAACAATTTCAACAGGTACACAAAAAGTAGCTACTAAAACAATTCAAATTCAACCTAACGCAAAAGCAACTGCTATTGTTGGATTAGCTTCTAGCGTATCAAACGTATTATTAGCTAATAATACTGAGTACAAAGATTTATTTAACGCAGCTGACTTTGTGGTAGAAGACCAATATGGCAATATCCTAGAAAGTGGATATACAATTAACGCTAAAATTGAAACTGATGAACTTAATAAAGGTTATACACTTTATAATAATGGAACAGCAGTTAATAGCGTTCAGAACCAGTCATTTGCTTCAACAAAAACTTCTGGTAACTCATTCGAAATCAAAGCAGAAGATCATTTGGTTGGAACTGAATGGGTATCCCCATCTTCAGCGAAATTCATTTTCGAATTACTCGATGAAAATGGTAATACATTAACTGATAAATATGGCCAAACTTTAACAGTAGATCCTTCAATCGAAATTAAATTTACATCTGTAGACGTTGCAGACTTTGCATCATATTCAGTGAAATCATTTAATACGATTTATGCTGGAGCAGATGGTGTTAGTACGCCTGCTACACATATTGGTAAATTAAATGTGTATGGTGTAACTGCGGCAGGTAAGGAAGTATTACTACCATATTCGGCATTCAAAGTGAAGGATGCGTCTAATGTAGGTACTTATGTATCTAATAATCAACTTCACATCTATGCTGATGCAGCAAATAAAGTAGATAACAACCCAAATACAGTTCAACCTGATACAATTGATGCTGGATTAACAGTAGTTATTAACCATACTGGTGAAGAAATTGCTGTTACAGGTAAAGTTTCTACTGTAGCTCCAAAAGCTCAATCAATTGCATTCTTAGGTAACGACAATAAGCCTGTATCTTATATTGATGATATTTCAGGAACTGTTAACTTAGCTGATTTACTATCAACAGATGATCATAATCTTGTAACAACAGACCAATATGGTAAGAAGACTGTTGGGAACAATAACACTGTTGACTCAATTAGATTCACAGAATTAGAGTCGACAACAGCTAAAATCGCTTTAAACGGTACAGCAAATGCGCGCATCACTGGATTTACTAAAGGTGATGAAGTTAAAGCGACTGTATCAATTGATGGCGTAACTCAATCAATTGTAGTAAAAGGTAAAGCTAACTCAGTTGCAAATTATGCAAAACCAACTACGAACGCAATAATCGCTGATGCACTAGCAGCTGGCGTACAAACATTCGACCTAACTGATTTTGCAGGAACTAATGTTGTTATTGATGCAGCTAACGATGGGACAATTAACTTAACAGGAACTAAATCATTTGCTAACCTAACTGTAACAGCACCAAATGCTACAGTAGCAGTAGATGCAGGTATTACAGTTACTGGTACAACTACAATTGTAGATGTTGATAATAACTCATTTATCAACCATGGTTCATTAGCTGATGTAGTAATTACAGATGAAAACGGTGCACGTTTCGAGAACAATGGAACTGTTGCTAGCATCACTGTTAAAACTTCAGCACTTGTTGTATTTGAAGGGGATATCCTAGAAGTTACAATTGATCCATCAATTGCAGAAGCTAAAATCGATGTTCCAGTCGGAACTACAGTAATTGCTTCTGAAGGAACAGTAGTTGTGAATTCTGAAGGTAATGCAGTTGAAACTACAGAACCAACAGATCCAGTAGATCCAGTAGATCCGGTAGATCCAGTAGATCCAGTAGATCCAGTAGATCCGGTAGATCCAGTAGATCCTGTAGATCCAGTAGCAACTACAACAGATACTATTACATTTACAGCTACAACAACTGATACTGCGTCAATTCTTGCAGCAACGGGAGATAGCATTAATGTACAAGTTGGAGGAACAACAGCTGACACGGCTTCAATTACTTCGTCTGACTCAACAACTGTAGTTATTACGTTTAAAGAAGAGCAAACAATTGCGACTTCCGATGTAATTACAATTACAGTTACTAAGGAAAATGGTGAAAAAGAAACATACACTGTTGAATTCATCGAAGGTAAATGGGCAATCGCACCAAGAGACTAA
- a CDS encoding oligosaccharide repeat unit polymerase, producing MKNTLKQRIDKINKIDTFSPYFFLPFILFIYFFTSLFDFHRFELFHVNTSIWPAVIISFISYYVGVYIVDKKGWTFPTFGLSFLRGYTIHSIWLLGLVGLIAYITMMTTGDVGITDESVRRNLDPKLNFLSQLLWFALILLLSLQIIRDKNLTKWKLLMYGGVYGVVMVLFLLMGYRTPIIIMLFTGFVIFHYVVKRIKLTWFLSALFVVGVFFSLFGFFRVVTEDVTDEFNSREQPDVELSVEQTENLMTVEQKVNSVPKWVRAINGESVTGHIVLSKIIEYTKEEGYLNGQMHRGIYETLLPGEQVSPRMKVTEVVNSLSVEEGKYITRPTRTTTPTYIGQLFLDGGYLLVIFGFLLYGVIISLLYNQVKRASIRSYQSVAFAFVMTIFTVSMHTGLLDLIFILMIGFVILTASINNVKPNATN from the coding sequence ATGAAAAACACACTTAAACAGCGCATCGATAAAATTAACAAAATTGATACGTTTTCGCCTTATTTCTTTTTGCCGTTTATCTTGTTCATTTATTTTTTTACAAGTTTATTCGACTTTCATAGATTCGAACTATTTCACGTAAATACATCCATATGGCCAGCAGTGATTATTAGTTTTATTAGTTATTATGTTGGTGTCTATATCGTAGATAAAAAAGGATGGACATTCCCGACATTCGGACTGTCATTTCTAAGAGGGTACACAATCCATTCCATTTGGTTACTAGGTTTAGTCGGGCTCATTGCATATATTACAATGATGACCACTGGAGATGTCGGGATTACTGACGAGTCGGTTCGTCGTAATCTAGATCCGAAATTAAACTTTTTGAGCCAGCTCTTATGGTTTGCTCTGATTCTTCTACTGTCCCTTCAAATCATTCGGGATAAAAATTTAACGAAGTGGAAACTGCTTATGTACGGCGGCGTATACGGGGTTGTTATGGTTTTATTCCTCTTAATGGGCTACCGTACACCAATCATTATTATGCTATTTACCGGATTTGTTATTTTCCATTACGTTGTAAAGCGTATTAAACTGACATGGTTTTTAAGTGCACTCTTCGTTGTCGGTGTCTTTTTCTCCTTGTTCGGATTTTTCCGTGTCGTCACGGAAGACGTCACAGATGAATTTAACTCAAGAGAACAACCCGACGTAGAATTATCAGTAGAACAAACCGAAAACTTAATGACCGTTGAACAAAAAGTTAACTCGGTACCGAAATGGGTACGTGCCATAAACGGTGAAAGTGTCACAGGACATATCGTCCTTAGTAAAATCATCGAATATACAAAAGAAGAAGGCTATTTGAATGGTCAAATGCACCGAGGCATTTATGAAACATTACTGCCAGGTGAACAAGTTTCCCCACGTATGAAAGTAACAGAAGTGGTAAACTCACTTAGCGTTGAAGAAGGAAAGTATATTACAAGACCAACGAGAACAACAACACCAACTTATATTGGTCAATTGTTCTTAGATGGCGGCTATTTACTCGTCATTTTTGGCTTCCTTTTATACGGTGTAATTATTTCTCTTCTATATAATCAAGTAAAACGTGCGAGTATCCGCTCCTATCAATCAGTAGCATTTGCATTTGTGATGACAATTTTTACAGTCTCAATGCATACGGGATTACTAGACTTAATCTTTATCCTAATGATTGGTTTTGTCATCTTGACTGCTTCGATTAATAACGTGAAGCCTAATGCCACGAATTGA